One segment of Equus asinus isolate D_3611 breed Donkey chromosome 18, EquAss-T2T_v2, whole genome shotgun sequence DNA contains the following:
- the LOC106847479 gene encoding keratin-associated protein 19-3: MSHFGNYYGGLGHGFGRGCGSFRRLSSSFGSGCGSFRRLGSGFGAGCGSFHGLGSGFGSGFGSFHRLGSGFGSGFGSFHGLGSGFRGYGFGCHRPSFYGGCGFSSF, from the coding sequence ATGAGCCACTTTGGCAACTACTACGGGGGCCTGGGCCATGGCTTTGGCCGTGGATGTGGCAGCTTCCGCAGACTGAGCTCTAGCTTCGGTTCCGGATGTGGCAGCTTCCGCAGACTGGGCTCTGGCTTTGGCGCTGGATGTGGCAGCTTCCATGGACTGGGCTCTGGCTTCGGCTCTGGGTTTGGCAGCTTCCACAGACTGGGCTCTGGCTTCGGGTCCGGATTTGGCAGCTTCCACGGACTGGGCTCTGGCTTCAGAGGCTACGGATTCGGCTGTCACCGTCCATCATTCTATGGAGGATGTGgattttccagcttctag